One part of the Herpetosiphonaceae bacterium genome encodes these proteins:
- a CDS encoding enediyne biosynthesis protein UnbU: MEQNQIQARRLGGLRRFAISITVFNIIGRLLLGFEQSWAQMFAAAITAYVVELGLEWVSARTTGRAPKFRGGFRTLVDYLLPAHIASMAISMLLYSNDRVGPIMFAVIVAIASKSILRLRINGSSRHFFNPSNLGIATTLVVFPWVGIAPPYHFTENLSGIGDWILPVAIALAGTMINSKFTGKMPLILAWLGTFALQAIGRSLVLGTPVVSALGPMTGVAFILFTFYMITDPSTSPLDPRSQVFFGMAVAITYMVLVLSHIVFGLFFALTIVCGLRGIGLYLQAQLARFTQRNVVVSPQPALRTGNKL; the protein is encoded by the coding sequence ATGGAACAGAATCAGATTCAGGCTAGACGCTTGGGTGGACTTCGCCGCTTCGCGATCTCGATCACGGTCTTCAATATTATTGGCCGCCTTCTGCTTGGCTTTGAACAGTCCTGGGCACAGATGTTTGCGGCGGCGATCACCGCCTATGTCGTCGAGCTGGGGCTGGAGTGGGTTTCGGCCCGCACCACTGGCCGCGCGCCCAAGTTTCGCGGCGGCTTCCGCACACTGGTCGATTACTTGCTGCCCGCACATATCGCGTCGATGGCGATCTCGATGCTGCTCTACAGCAACGATCGGGTCGGTCCAATCATGTTCGCCGTGATCGTCGCGATCGCCTCCAAGAGCATCCTCCGGCTGCGGATTAACGGCTCGTCGCGGCATTTCTTCAACCCATCGAATCTCGGCATTGCCACTACCCTGGTTGTTTTTCCCTGGGTTGGCATCGCGCCGCCGTATCACTTCACGGAGAACTTGAGCGGCATCGGCGACTGGATTCTGCCGGTAGCGATTGCGCTGGCGGGAACGATGATTAACTCGAAGTTCACCGGCAAGATGCCCTTGATCTTAGCATGGCTCGGCACCTTCGCGCTCCAGGCGATTGGACGCAGCCTGGTGCTGGGAACGCCGGTAGTTTCCGCGCTGGGGCCGATGACCGGCGTGGCGTTTATTCTCTTCACCTTTTACATGATCACCGATCCCAGCACCAGTCCGCTCGATCCACGCTCTCAGGTCTTCTTTGGCATGGCCGTCGCTATTACGTATATGGTCCTGGTGCTGTCGCATATTGTGTTCGGTCTCTTTTTCGCTCTCACGATCGTCTGCGGCCTGCGGGGAATAGGCTTATATCTTCAGGCGCAACTGGCGCGCTTCACGCAACGCAACGTTGTTGTCTCACCGCAACCAGCTCTTAGGACGGGGAACAAGTTATGA
- a CDS encoding FG-GAP-like repeat-containing protein: MALFTFFKSQASRLIAISLIAVSYQVVRLPELPAAERAALRDRFSFQASVLPEVSGYPARTIRTVHPSFERNIAWISSVGAAAALHDLDGDGLPNDTCYVDTRIDQVVVATVPGTTQRYQPFALDPAPLRYDPNTTAPMGCLPGDFNEDGAADMLVYFWGRTPILFLSQGDPAAPRSLSSATYARQELTTSQEIWNTNAASLADVDGDGHIDIIIGNYFPDGMRILDAQATDVAHMQYSMSRAYNGGRNRLLLWSGADKKQPAASFTEQVGAFDAYGGSGWTLAVGAADLDGDLLPELYFANDFGPDRLLHNRSRPGAPAFALLEGQRSFTTPHSKVLGKDSFKGMGIEFSDLNADGLLDLYVSNIAGEFSLEESHFVFVSTGRLDQMQQGIAPYIDQSEQLGLSRSNWSWDARLDDFDNNGTAEAIQATGFLRGSTNRWPELHELAMSNDTLLQYPSNWPEFHAGDDLSGHAHNPFFVRASDGRYYDLAADIGIDDTEVTRGIAIADVDGDGRQDFVVAHQWAASAFYHNQSPSTDRFLGLHLRLPTTSMPTTATEGHLGSAGSPAIGATATVHLPDGSTKVVQVDGGSGHSGKRSPDLHVGLGQIAPDAQLTVDLRWRTPTGEVRTETITLTPGWHTVQLGW; encoded by the coding sequence ATGGCATTGTTCACGTTTTTCAAGAGTCAAGCAAGCCGCCTCATCGCGATCTCACTGATCGCGGTGAGTTATCAGGTCGTGCGTTTGCCTGAGCTACCAGCCGCCGAACGTGCCGCCCTCCGCGATCGTTTTTCGTTCCAGGCAAGCGTGCTTCCCGAAGTCAGCGGCTATCCCGCACGAACGATCCGTACGGTGCATCCGAGCTTTGAGCGGAATATCGCCTGGATATCGTCGGTGGGCGCTGCTGCGGCCCTGCACGATCTGGATGGCGATGGTCTGCCCAACGATACGTGCTATGTCGATACCCGCATCGATCAGGTTGTTGTCGCGACCGTACCGGGCACGACCCAACGTTATCAGCCCTTTGCGCTTGATCCCGCGCCGCTGCGCTACGATCCCAACACAACCGCCCCGATGGGCTGCCTGCCCGGCGACTTCAACGAGGATGGAGCCGCCGATATGCTGGTGTATTTCTGGGGCCGCACGCCGATCCTGTTTCTGAGCCAGGGCGATCCCGCAGCGCCGAGGTCACTCAGCAGCGCGACCTATGCTCGCCAGGAGTTGACCACCAGCCAGGAGATCTGGAATACCAACGCGGCCAGCCTGGCGGATGTGGACGGCGACGGTCATATCGACATCATCATCGGCAACTATTTCCCAGACGGTATGCGCATCCTGGATGCCCAGGCTACCGATGTTGCGCACATGCAGTATTCGATGTCGCGGGCCTACAACGGCGGTCGCAACCGGCTTCTGCTCTGGTCGGGCGCGGACAAGAAGCAGCCAGCCGCCAGCTTCACGGAGCAGGTCGGCGCGTTCGATGCCTACGGCGGCTCCGGCTGGACGCTGGCAGTAGGCGCTGCCGATCTCGACGGCGATCTGCTGCCGGAGTTGTATTTTGCCAATGACTTCGGCCCCGACCGGCTGCTGCACAATCGCTCCAGGCCCGGCGCTCCCGCCTTTGCGCTGCTTGAGGGTCAGCGGTCGTTCACGACGCCGCACTCCAAGGTGCTGGGCAAGGACTCGTTCAAAGGCATGGGCATCGAGTTTAGCGACCTCAACGCCGACGGCCTGCTGGATCTGTATGTCAGCAACATCGCCGGTGAATTCTCGCTGGAAGAAAGCCATTTTGTCTTTGTCAGCACCGGCAGGCTCGACCAGATGCAGCAGGGGATCGCGCCCTACATCGATCAAAGCGAGCAGCTGGGCCTGTCGCGGAGTAACTGGAGCTGGGATGCGCGCCTTGACGATTTCGATAACAACGGCACCGCTGAGGCTATTCAGGCCACCGGCTTCCTGCGTGGAAGCACGAATCGCTGGCCGGAACTGCACGAGCTGGCGATGTCGAATGATACCTTGCTGCAATATCCGAGCAACTGGCCGGAGTTTCATGCCGGCGACGATCTGAGCGGTCATGCGCACAATCCGTTCTTTGTTCGCGCCTCCGATGGCCGCTACTACGATCTAGCGGCAGATATCGGCATCGACGATACCGAGGTCACGCGCGGCATCGCGATCGCCGATGTCGATGGCGACGGCAGGCAAGATTTCGTCGTGGCGCACCAGTGGGCGGCTTCGGCCTTCTATCACAATCAAAGCCCAAGCACCGATCGCTTCCTGGGCCTGCATCTGCGGCTGCCAACCACGTCCATGCCGACGACGGCAACTGAAGGTCATCTTGGCAGCGCGGGCAGCCCGGCGATCGGCGCGACGGCAACCGTGCATCTGCCCGACGGAAGCACCAAGGTGGTCCAGGTGGACGGCGGCAGCGGCCATTCCGGCAAGCGCAGCCCGGATCTGCATGTCGGCCTTGGTCAGATCGCGCCCGACGCCCAGCTCACCGTCGATCTGCGCTGGCGCACGCCGACAGGCGAAGTTCGTACCGAAACCATCACACTCACGCCAGGCTGGCATACCGTGCAACTTGGCTGGTAA
- a CDS encoding aminotransferase class V-fold PLP-dependent enzyme: protein MANAAINNADDLRTAEDDAAIDGLSSAVQSLLPALERFTRFDQPERTASERAVWSAQLDEPLPKQGAGADAVLKTLSDVVIPHGLRIGSPGFSGWIATMPTMIPAAAHLASAIAGPLIVGVQSFNLLEALALRWLAELLNLPASYQGLFTSGGAVANLICLGAARQHAAEQRGSDPALHGIASLPNPRIYTTSQVHHSIYRAGGVLGLGRQAVVTIPTDEALRMDVAALRRQIAQDRAAGCTPIAVVANAGTTNTGAIDPLPEIIALCREQDIWLHADGAYGLFGVLDPAIAHLYGDLSMIDSMVIDPHKWLATSMGCGGLFVRDAQLLARAFRLEEAGYVEGSLPIYTADTPLTSQLDDFGYMFQGFGIEHTLPSRGVEVWAVLKEIGADGIKARVCRHNAYARYLAERIQETPELELVAPVTLSTCCFRYVPEALRSRTDQATIQQLNTLNRSVLGRMRARGRSLPSATVLGSAFVIRSCFINPRTTLADIEAVVEEAVACGAEAWAAMNNN, encoded by the coding sequence ATGGCAAATGCAGCGATAAACAATGCAGACGATCTTAGAACAGCCGAGGATGACGCGGCGATCGATGGTTTAAGCTCGGCTGTTCAATCGCTGCTCCCGGCGCTGGAGCGTTTTACCCGCTTCGACCAGCCAGAGCGTACCGCGAGCGAGCGCGCTGTGTGGTCCGCCCAGCTTGACGAGCCGTTGCCGAAACAAGGCGCTGGCGCTGATGCCGTCCTCAAGACACTCAGCGATGTTGTGATTCCACACGGCCTGCGCATCGGCTCGCCTGGCTTCTCCGGCTGGATCGCCACAATGCCAACCATGATTCCTGCCGCCGCGCACCTGGCCTCGGCAATCGCCGGCCCGCTGATCGTCGGCGTGCAATCCTTTAATCTGCTGGAGGCGCTGGCGCTGCGCTGGCTAGCCGAGCTGCTGAACCTGCCCGCCAGCTATCAAGGCTTGTTCACCAGCGGCGGCGCGGTCGCCAACCTGATCTGCCTGGGCGCCGCGCGGCAGCATGCCGCCGAGCAGCGTGGCAGCGATCCGGCGCTTCACGGCATTGCCAGCCTGCCGAATCCTCGTATCTATACCACGTCCCAGGTACATCACAGCATCTACCGCGCCGGCGGCGTGCTGGGCCTGGGCCGCCAAGCCGTGGTTACGATCCCCACCGACGAAGCGCTGCGTATGGATGTCGCCGCGCTACGTCGGCAGATCGCGCAGGATCGGGCGGCGGGCTGCACCCCGATAGCGGTGGTGGCGAATGCGGGCACGACGAACACGGGAGCGATCGATCCGCTGCCGGAGATCATCGCACTGTGTCGCGAGCAAGACATCTGGCTCCACGCCGATGGCGCGTACGGCTTGTTCGGCGTTCTGGACCCCGCGATCGCCCATCTCTACGGCGACCTGAGCATGATCGACTCGATGGTGATCGATCCGCATAAATGGCTGGCAACCTCGATGGGCTGCGGCGGCCTGTTTGTGCGGGATGCGCAGCTACTCGCCCGCGCCTTTAGGCTTGAGGAAGCAGGGTATGTCGAAGGCTCCCTGCCGATCTACACCGCCGATACGCCGCTGACCTCGCAGCTCGACGATTTCGGCTACATGTTCCAGGGCTTTGGTATCGAGCACACCCTACCGTCGCGAGGCGTGGAAGTCTGGGCAGTGTTGAAAGAAATCGGTGCGGATGGGATCAAAGCCCGGGTGTGTCGGCACAACGCCTACGCCCGCTACCTGGCGGAGCGTATCCAGGAAACGCCGGAGCTTGAGCTAGTAGCGCCGGTTACGCTCTCCACCTGCTGCTTCCGCTACGTGCCGGAAGCGCTGCGCAGCAGGACGGATCAGGCGACGATCCAGCAGCTCAACACCCTTAACCGCTCAGTGCTGGGCCGAATGCGTGCACGAGGCCGGAGCTTGCCCTCGGCGACCGTGCTCGGCAGTGCGTTCGTGATTCGTTCCTGTTTCATCAATCCGCGCACGACGCTTGCCGACATTGAAGCTGTAGTGGAAGAAGCCGTGGCCTGTGGTGCGGAAGCCTGGGCCGCCATGAACAACAACTAG
- a CDS encoding DUF6073 family protein encodes MSATVNAETTKTLIPSPKSLSDLQLFTMPEGGTDKLNFVTWDTIEVLGQGQETIEFRGHYQIERENPTSSDWREASVTIHMRELAVAGVSEKFGRIEVSTNDAYQASGGIVRSGTHYNNLADSPKLCQMDGYMMFNLVDAGLTVFNKDRIRLEHTITHIPPVGQGGGTAPGVSVNLYNVNDPDGEPVAVLHRVKTHIGAWLEN; translated from the coding sequence ATGTCAGCCACAGTGAACGCCGAGACGACCAAAACCCTGATCCCCAGCCCGAAGAGCCTGTCCGACCTCCAGCTGTTCACGATGCCCGAGGGTGGCACCGATAAGCTGAACTTCGTGACCTGGGACACCATCGAAGTTCTTGGCCAGGGCCAGGAAACCATCGAGTTCCGTGGCCACTACCAGATCGAGCGCGAGAACCCGACCTCGTCCGATTGGCGCGAAGCGTCGGTCACGATCCACATGCGTGAGCTGGCGGTTGCCGGCGTCAGCGAGAAGTTCGGTCGCATCGAAGTCAGCACCAACGATGCCTACCAGGCTTCGGGTGGTATCGTCCGCTCGGGCACGCACTACAACAACCTGGCGGACTCGCCCAAGCTGTGCCAGATGGACGGCTACATGATGTTCAACCTGGTTGACGCGGGCCTGACCGTGTTCAACAAGGATCGCATCCGCCTCGAGCACACGATCACCCACATCCCGCCGGTCGGTCAGGGCGGCGGCACGGCTCCTGGCGTCTCGGTGAACCTGTACAACGTCAATGATCCCGACGGCGAGCCAGTTGCGGTTCTGCATCGCGTCAAGACCCACATCGGTGCTTGGCTGGAAAACTAA